One segment of Phragmites australis chromosome 13, lpPhrAust1.1, whole genome shotgun sequence DNA contains the following:
- the LOC133887974 gene encoding regulator of nonsense transcripts UPF3-like isoform X2 — protein sequence MKDPAHRTKVVLRRLPPAIGQQAVLDQVDARFAGRYDWACFRPGNASQKNHRYSRLYLNFKRSEDVVEFAEFFNGHVFVNEKGAQFKALVEYAPSQQVPKSNIKKDGREGTIMKDPDYLEFLELISKPTEHLPSAEIQLERKEAERAAAGKEAPVVTPLMIYVRQQRVAKSMAQRSGSRLGRKLAGVVTSRSSPSKRSSEKRRSSTYVVRDSAKEKPTYILVPKREEHTQRGKNVAGTSDAISGGASGSAQAVEAKRDKIVLLKGRASVDSNQQSLTPVKNVPPSSSRQDQRHEASGRIIKTILSNKELRSANPSQHEQESHAFNTEKDKRTPRVLNSRSTVKDQIVENTERSHFDEKPNHLHGSVPTGEKIERHARNRDRPDRGVWAPRRYDKSASGGGSHASSSEIPLMQSHSGDNFSQLADGHDDRKTDTRSHGGSRGGPVENGHRHANRRGPPRGPKETEISTSTPDGKNSKRGTANYGAHERQVWVQKSSSGS from the exons ATGAAGGACCCGGCGCACCGCACGAAGGTGGTGCTCCGGCGGCTGCCGCCGGCGATCGGGCAGCAGGCCGTGCTGGACCAGGTCGACGCGCGCTTCGCCGGGCGGTACGACTGGGCGTGCTTCCGACCCGGCAATGCCAG CCAAAAGAATCATAGGTATTCTCGACTCTACCTTAATTTTAAGCGCTCAGAGGACGTTGTTGAGTTTGCTGAGTTCTTCAATGGGCATGTGTTTGTGAATGAAAAAG GTGCTCAATTTAAAGCTCTTGTGGAATATGCACCGTCGCAACAGGTCCCCAAGTCAAATATCAAGAAGGATGGCCGTGAAGGAACTATTATGAAAG ATCCGGATTACTTGGAGTTTCTTGAGCTTATTTCAAAGCCTACTGAGCATCTGCCTAGTGCTGAAATTCAGCTTGAAAGGAAAGAAGCTGAAAGGGCAG CTGCTGGAAAGGAAGCACCTGTTGTGACACCGCTTATGATATACGTTCGTCAGCAAAGGGTGGCCAAGAGTATGGCTCAG AGATCTGGAAGTAGACTTGGCAGAAAACTTGCAGGTGTTGTAACTAGCAGGTCCAGTCCTTCTAAAAGGTCTTCTGAGAAGCGCAGATCCTCCACG TATGTTGTACGAGACAGTGCTAAGGAGAAACCGACTTACATCTTAGTGCCAAAGAGAGAGGAGCATACACAGAGGGGAAAAAATGTTGCTGGAACTTCAG ATGCCATAAGTGGGGGAGCATCTGGATCTGCTCAAGCTGTTGAGGCTAAAAGGGACAAAATTGTCCTTTTGAAAGGAAGAGCAAGTGTTGATTCTAAT CAGCAGTCATTGACCCCTGTGAAGAACGTACCACCATCAAGTTCTAGACAAGATCAGCGACACGAGGCCAGTGGCAGAATAATTAAGACTATACTTTCAAACAAGGAATTACGCAGTGCAAATCCATCTCAACATGAGCAGGAAAGTCATGCGTTTAACACTGAGAAGGATAAGCGGACACCACGGGTTCTAAACTCGCGCTCCACTGTGAAAGATCAGATAGTTGAAAATACTGAGAGAAGCCATTTTGACGAGAAACCTAATCATCTCCATGGCTCTGTACCGACTGGTGAGAAAATTGAAAGGCATGCTAGAAATAGAGATAGGCCTGATCGTGGTGTATGGGCCCCTCGGCGCTATGACAAGTCTGCATCTGGAGGTGGTTCACATGCTTCATCATCTGAGATCCCGCTAATGCAGTCACATTCTGGAGATAATTTCTCTCAATTAGCAGATG GTCATGATGACAGAAAAACAGATACAAGAAGCCATGGTGGTAGTCGCGGCGGTCCTGTCGAAAATG GACATAGGCATGCCAACCGCCGTGGTCCTCCACGTGGTCCGAAGGAAACAGAAATATCTACTAGCACACCTGATGGAAAGAATTCAAAGAGGGGCACTGCCAACTATGGTGCTCATGAG AGACAAGTATGGGTTCAAAAATCTAGTTCAGGCTCGTGA
- the LOC133889483 gene encoding MEIOTIC F-BOX protein MOF-like produces METSRKRTRGGGSTAGGRLSALPDVFLHTILSFLKARQVVQTSVLSRRWRSLWRPVPCLDIDQGEFKSSRWLLMPQRDLEKFEDFADFLLLHRDGSVLDTFKLHIRKSYPRHVDADRWIRRALNCSLRALHIHSNSICLVKVPPDLRSSSCYLTRIHLWRISLDDKFAELINFVCVVLEDLELKGCELYFDNITSTSLRNLIMEDGYLFDPLIITAPHLASLHLILCDSSVQISVNVMLSLVKALLCFDVSDPEISNQNDQLKLLSNLFNVTSLELSGFVETIRKEAFPPSSKMGNLNHGTTPDSSVRLHANLKELGHVVPVEPVEFPTLGNLRTLFLDKCDLHDYFRLLRCCLQNSPNLEKLTVQCCMLSEDYMGGDEGKAKAKRTYSLVHFHCPKLKSTEIIYEDYDNIPELAPGSPATGGGCGSRRHPVLHLQMIGRTSSSAFLPSRQSVQTSVLSKRWIDLWRSVPAIDLDISDSEASLRASTSGER; encoded by the exons ATGGAGACCTCCAGGAAGAGGACCCGTGGAGGGGGTAGCACCGCCGGGGGCCGGCTGAGCGCCCTACCGGATGTCTTCCTCCACAccatcctctccttcctcaaGGCCCGGCAGGTGGTTCAAACGAGCGTTCTGTCCAGGAGGTGGAGGAGCCTCTGGCGCCCCGTGCCGTGCCTCGACATCGACCAGGGAGAGTTCAAAAGCAGCCGTTGGCTGCTCATGCCCCAAAGGGATCTTGAAAAGTTTGAGGATTTCGCAGATTTTCTTTTGTTACATCGTGATGGTTCAGTCTTAGACACATTCAAGCTGCATATAAGAAAGAGTTACCCGAGGCATGTAGATGCTGATAGATGGATTCGCCGTGCCCTCAACTGCTCCCTTAGAGCGCTTCACATTCATAGCAACAGCATTTGTCTAGTTAAAGTGCCTCCGGATTTGAGATCCAGTTCTTGCTACCTCACAAGGATACATCTTTGGCGCATATCCTTGGATGACAAATTTGCAGAGTTGATCAATTTTGTGTGCGTGGTTCTGGAAGATTTGGAACTGAAAGGATGTGAGCTTTATTTTGACAATATTACCTCCACCTCACTGAGGAACTTGATTATGGAAGATGGCTACCTCTTCGATCCACTTATTATAACAGCTCCTCATCTTGCTTCTCTGCACCTAATCCTCTGTGATTCCAGTGTCCAAATATCAGTTAATGTAATGTTATCCCTTGTGAAAGCGTTGTTATGTTTTGATGTTTCCGATCCAGAGATAAGCAACCAAAATGATCAACTCAAGCTTCTAAGTAATCTATTTAATGTGACAAGTCTAGAGCTGTCGGGTTTTGTTGAAACGATAc GCAAGGAGGCTTTTCCTCCTAGCTCGAAAATGGGCAACCTTAATCACGGAACTACTCCAGACTCTTCAGTTCGTCTGCATGCCAACCTCAAAGAATTAGGCCAT GTGGTGCCAGTTGAGCCGGTTGAATTCCCTACACTCGGAAACCTGAGAACATTATTCCTGGATAAATGCGACTTGCATGACTACTTCCGGTTACTACGTTGCTGTCTGCAGAACTCTCCTAATTTGGAAAAGCTCACCGTACAGTGTTGCATG CTCTCAGAAGATTACATGGGAGGGGACGAAGGAAAGGCCAAGGCGAAGAGGACATATTCTCTGGTGCATTTCCATTGTCCAAAGCTAAAGTCTACTGAAATCATATACGAAGATTATGACAATATCCCGGAACTG GCTCCGGGATCTCCAGCGACCGGCGGTGGCTGCGGCAGTAGGAGACATCCGGTGCTGCATCTTCAGATGATCGG ACGGACGAGCTCCTCCGCCTTCCTCCCGTCCCGGCAGTCCGTGCAGACCTCCGTGCTGTCCAAGAGGTGGATAGATCTGTGGCGTTCGGTGCCCGCCATCGACCTAGACATCAGTGATTCGGAGGCTTCACTGCGGGCGTCTACAAGTGGAGAAAGATGA
- the LOC133887974 gene encoding regulator of nonsense transcripts UPF3-like isoform X1, with protein MKDPAHRTKVVLRRLPPAIGQQAVLDQVDARFAGRYDWACFRPGNASQKNHRYSRLYLNFKRSEDVVEFAEFFNGHVFVNEKGAQFKALVEYAPSQQVPKSNIKKDGREGTIMKDPDYLEFLELISKPTEHLPSAEIQLERKEAERAAAGKEAPVVTPLMIYVRQQRVAKSMAQRSGSRLGRKLAGVVTSRSSPSKRSSEKRRSSTQYVVRDSAKEKPTYILVPKREEHTQRGKNVAGTSDAISGGASGSAQAVEAKRDKIVLLKGRASVDSNQQSLTPVKNVPPSSSRQDQRHEASGRIIKTILSNKELRSANPSQHEQESHAFNTEKDKRTPRVLNSRSTVKDQIVENTERSHFDEKPNHLHGSVPTGEKIERHARNRDRPDRGVWAPRRYDKSASGGGSHASSSEIPLMQSHSGDNFSQLADGHDDRKTDTRSHGGSRGGPVENGHRHANRRGPPRGPKETEISTSTPDGKNSKRGTANYGAHERQVWVQKSSSGS; from the exons ATGAAGGACCCGGCGCACCGCACGAAGGTGGTGCTCCGGCGGCTGCCGCCGGCGATCGGGCAGCAGGCCGTGCTGGACCAGGTCGACGCGCGCTTCGCCGGGCGGTACGACTGGGCGTGCTTCCGACCCGGCAATGCCAG CCAAAAGAATCATAGGTATTCTCGACTCTACCTTAATTTTAAGCGCTCAGAGGACGTTGTTGAGTTTGCTGAGTTCTTCAATGGGCATGTGTTTGTGAATGAAAAAG GTGCTCAATTTAAAGCTCTTGTGGAATATGCACCGTCGCAACAGGTCCCCAAGTCAAATATCAAGAAGGATGGCCGTGAAGGAACTATTATGAAAG ATCCGGATTACTTGGAGTTTCTTGAGCTTATTTCAAAGCCTACTGAGCATCTGCCTAGTGCTGAAATTCAGCTTGAAAGGAAAGAAGCTGAAAGGGCAG CTGCTGGAAAGGAAGCACCTGTTGTGACACCGCTTATGATATACGTTCGTCAGCAAAGGGTGGCCAAGAGTATGGCTCAG AGATCTGGAAGTAGACTTGGCAGAAAACTTGCAGGTGTTGTAACTAGCAGGTCCAGTCCTTCTAAAAGGTCTTCTGAGAAGCGCAGATCCTCCACG CAGTATGTTGTACGAGACAGTGCTAAGGAGAAACCGACTTACATCTTAGTGCCAAAGAGAGAGGAGCATACACAGAGGGGAAAAAATGTTGCTGGAACTTCAG ATGCCATAAGTGGGGGAGCATCTGGATCTGCTCAAGCTGTTGAGGCTAAAAGGGACAAAATTGTCCTTTTGAAAGGAAGAGCAAGTGTTGATTCTAAT CAGCAGTCATTGACCCCTGTGAAGAACGTACCACCATCAAGTTCTAGACAAGATCAGCGACACGAGGCCAGTGGCAGAATAATTAAGACTATACTTTCAAACAAGGAATTACGCAGTGCAAATCCATCTCAACATGAGCAGGAAAGTCATGCGTTTAACACTGAGAAGGATAAGCGGACACCACGGGTTCTAAACTCGCGCTCCACTGTGAAAGATCAGATAGTTGAAAATACTGAGAGAAGCCATTTTGACGAGAAACCTAATCATCTCCATGGCTCTGTACCGACTGGTGAGAAAATTGAAAGGCATGCTAGAAATAGAGATAGGCCTGATCGTGGTGTATGGGCCCCTCGGCGCTATGACAAGTCTGCATCTGGAGGTGGTTCACATGCTTCATCATCTGAGATCCCGCTAATGCAGTCACATTCTGGAGATAATTTCTCTCAATTAGCAGATG GTCATGATGACAGAAAAACAGATACAAGAAGCCATGGTGGTAGTCGCGGCGGTCCTGTCGAAAATG GACATAGGCATGCCAACCGCCGTGGTCCTCCACGTGGTCCGAAGGAAACAGAAATATCTACTAGCACACCTGATGGAAAGAATTCAAAGAGGGGCACTGCCAACTATGGTGCTCATGAG AGACAAGTATGGGTTCAAAAATCTAGTTCAGGCTCGTGA
- the LOC133887974 gene encoding regulator of nonsense transcripts UPF3-like isoform X3: MKDPAHRTKVVLRRLPPAIGQQAVLDQVDARFAGRYDWACFRPGNASQKNHRYSRLYLNFKRSEDVVEFAEFFNGHVFVNEKGAQFKALVEYAPSQQVPKSNIKKDGREGTIMKDPDYLEFLELISKPTEHLPSAEIQLERKEAERAAAGKEAPVVTPLMIYVRQQRVAKSMAQRSGSRLGRKLAGVVTSRSSPSKRSSEKRRSSTQYVVRDSAKEKPTYILVPKREEHTQRGKNVAGTSDAISGGASGSAQAVEAKRDKIVLLKGRASVDSNQSLTPVKNVPPSSSRQDQRHEASGRIIKTILSNKELRSANPSQHEQESHAFNTEKDKRTPRVLNSRSTVKDQIVENTERSHFDEKPNHLHGSVPTGEKIERHARNRDRPDRGVWAPRRYDKSASGGGSHASSSEIPLMQSHSGDNFSQLADGHDDRKTDTRSHGGSRGGPVENGHRHANRRGPPRGPKETEISTSTPDGKNSKRGTANYGAHERQVWVQKSSSGS; encoded by the exons ATGAAGGACCCGGCGCACCGCACGAAGGTGGTGCTCCGGCGGCTGCCGCCGGCGATCGGGCAGCAGGCCGTGCTGGACCAGGTCGACGCGCGCTTCGCCGGGCGGTACGACTGGGCGTGCTTCCGACCCGGCAATGCCAG CCAAAAGAATCATAGGTATTCTCGACTCTACCTTAATTTTAAGCGCTCAGAGGACGTTGTTGAGTTTGCTGAGTTCTTCAATGGGCATGTGTTTGTGAATGAAAAAG GTGCTCAATTTAAAGCTCTTGTGGAATATGCACCGTCGCAACAGGTCCCCAAGTCAAATATCAAGAAGGATGGCCGTGAAGGAACTATTATGAAAG ATCCGGATTACTTGGAGTTTCTTGAGCTTATTTCAAAGCCTACTGAGCATCTGCCTAGTGCTGAAATTCAGCTTGAAAGGAAAGAAGCTGAAAGGGCAG CTGCTGGAAAGGAAGCACCTGTTGTGACACCGCTTATGATATACGTTCGTCAGCAAAGGGTGGCCAAGAGTATGGCTCAG AGATCTGGAAGTAGACTTGGCAGAAAACTTGCAGGTGTTGTAACTAGCAGGTCCAGTCCTTCTAAAAGGTCTTCTGAGAAGCGCAGATCCTCCACG CAGTATGTTGTACGAGACAGTGCTAAGGAGAAACCGACTTACATCTTAGTGCCAAAGAGAGAGGAGCATACACAGAGGGGAAAAAATGTTGCTGGAACTTCAG ATGCCATAAGTGGGGGAGCATCTGGATCTGCTCAAGCTGTTGAGGCTAAAAGGGACAAAATTGTCCTTTTGAAAGGAAGAGCAAGTGTTGATTCTAAT CAGTCATTGACCCCTGTGAAGAACGTACCACCATCAAGTTCTAGACAAGATCAGCGACACGAGGCCAGTGGCAGAATAATTAAGACTATACTTTCAAACAAGGAATTACGCAGTGCAAATCCATCTCAACATGAGCAGGAAAGTCATGCGTTTAACACTGAGAAGGATAAGCGGACACCACGGGTTCTAAACTCGCGCTCCACTGTGAAAGATCAGATAGTTGAAAATACTGAGAGAAGCCATTTTGACGAGAAACCTAATCATCTCCATGGCTCTGTACCGACTGGTGAGAAAATTGAAAGGCATGCTAGAAATAGAGATAGGCCTGATCGTGGTGTATGGGCCCCTCGGCGCTATGACAAGTCTGCATCTGGAGGTGGTTCACATGCTTCATCATCTGAGATCCCGCTAATGCAGTCACATTCTGGAGATAATTTCTCTCAATTAGCAGATG GTCATGATGACAGAAAAACAGATACAAGAAGCCATGGTGGTAGTCGCGGCGGTCCTGTCGAAAATG GACATAGGCATGCCAACCGCCGTGGTCCTCCACGTGGTCCGAAGGAAACAGAAATATCTACTAGCACACCTGATGGAAAGAATTCAAAGAGGGGCACTGCCAACTATGGTGCTCATGAG AGACAAGTATGGGTTCAAAAATCTAGTTCAGGCTCGTGA